A window of candidate division KSB1 bacterium genomic DNA:
GCATGGTCCGATCCTTTGACAATGGCCAGACCTGGAGTCAAATCAATAATGGCTTAAGGGAGCGCAGAAATGAACCCTATGTCACAGCTTTGGCCATCAATCCAATAAACGAAAACGTTTTCGCGGCATTAGCATTTGACGGCATTTATCGTTCCACCAACAATGGTGAGAGTTGGTTGCTCGTCGGTTTAGACTTGCCAGATTCAGTGCGGCGTTATTTGTTTGTTAATTCTTTCATTTTTAATTCGCAAGGGCATGCCTTTGTCGGATGTGGAGGATATTTTGTTGAGCCGGAAGGGGTTTTTTACTCAAAAGATAATGGCGAAACATGGACACAAGTGAATAGTGGTTTGACAAGCAAATACGTCTTGAGTCTTGCAGTCGACGTTTCAGGTTATGTATTTGCCGGTACCTATGGAAATGATGGGGTCTTTCGCACGGATAAATTTACCACAAGGAAGTGACGCTTTAATCTTTAGTCTTGAGCAAAAATCCATCACGTCTTAATAACAAAATCTTTCAATAAGGAAGGAGATGCAAAATCATTCTCCACAAGTTGAATTGGTTGCCCAAGTCCGCCGGAATTTTTGCATTCATGTTTTTTTATTTTTTGAGTCTGAGTTCCGTATCCGCCCAATCAACCCAGCCCAAAGCGCTTTTTGAACAAGTTCTTGTCGAGCAAACACCTTTATCAGCGCCGCAGGCAAAAATATTGGATTACATACAAAAAGATACCGCCACGATTCGTTTTGCCGTGGTTAAAATAAATCCAGCCTTGTTTCTCGAGGAGAAAACGATCAATCTTAATCTCTTTCCCAACGAAAATTTTACAACGACAACGAACAAAATCGACCAAAGAGGCGAGCAGGACTTTAGCTGGCATGGCAACGCGCCTGGACACTTCAGCAATATTTTGCTCACCGTTTACAAAGAAGCTGTCGCCGGTTATATCATTATTGATGATGATTACTTCAACGTGCGGTCCATCGGAAATGGCTTGCACGTGCTCATTCAAGTGGACCCCAGAAAATCTGCACGCTGCGGCACAGGAGCAGCCTCTAATTCAAACGCCTCTTCCCGCGACAATAATACAGCCTTCGCACGAGGTGAAATTTTCAAATCCTCAACAACGAATCATCTTGCCAAGACGATGAGCAATACGATCATCAAGGTTTTGGTGGCCTATACAACTGCAGCCAAAAATTTGGCCGGAGAGGAGAATGGCATAACCGCAATTATTAATAGTGCTAAAGATGCTGCCAATATCTCATACACGAATAGTGCCGTTGCCATTGAGTTGCAAATTGCTCATACCGAGGAAGTAAATTATTCGGAAACTAGTGCGTCTGTTGCAAAAACTCCCAGATATTGTAGTAATCTAGGACCTTTTGATTTGTCAGTCATGTTAACCGATTTTCAAGCCGGTAACGGCGCCATGGCTTCTATTCCCAATCTTCGCGGTCTTTACGGAGGAGATGTAGCCGTTTTACTTGTCGCGCCAGGTTTCCTGCCTGGAAATGATAATGGTCAAGCGTTCGAGATAAACGTACCCGCTGATGAGGCATTTTGCGTCGTCAACTATGATCAAGCTGCCGCAGCAGGAGCATGGACATTCGCACATGAGATTGGCCACTTGCAAGGCTGCCGGCATGATAAAGCTGCCGATAAATGTAATGACCCTTATCCTCATGGGCACGGCTATTTCCTACCTAATACTAATTGGCGAACAATGATGGCAGTCGGCAGCGGCACACGAATCCAACATTGGTCGAATCCCAATATTTTTTATCAAGGTGTTCGAACAGGCGATACGACAACTGCCAATAATGCCCTTGTGCTCACACAAAGGGCCGGAACGGTCGCTAATTTCGTCGAGGAAATAAGCGGAACCATCAGCAGCAATAAAACCATATCAGGCATTGCGTCATTAACGGCTAATGTCACGGTGAGCAGTGGTGTAACGCTTACCATGGCGGCAACGGCGCAAGTCTTCTTTAGAGACGGCGTCTCCTTGACAATTAACAGCGGCGCCAATTTGATCATTAATGCCGGCGCCAAGTTAAAATTTGCTTCAGGCGCAAGAATAATCGTCAACGGCAAAATTACTGCGGACAGTAACGATCCCAACAAGCGCATCACCTTCACCGGCACCACGGCCACGCCCGGTTTCTGGAACGGCATCACCATCAACTCCGGCAGCAGCAC
This region includes:
- a CDS encoding zinc-dependent metalloprotease, which gives rise to MPKSAGIFAFMFFYFLSLSSVSAQSTQPKALFEQVLVEQTPLSAPQAKILDYIQKDTATIRFAVVKINPALFLEEKTINLNLFPNENFTTTTNKIDQRGEQDFSWHGNAPGHFSNILLTVYKEAVAGYIIIDDDYFNVRSIGNGLHVLIQVDPRKSARCGTGAASNSNASSRDNNTAFARGEIFKSSTTNHLAKTMSNTIIKVLVAYTTAAKNLAGEENGITAIINSAKDAANISYTNSAVAIELQIAHTEEVNYSETSASVAKTPRYCSNLGPFDLSVMLTDFQAGNGAMASIPNLRGLYGGDVAVLLVAPGFLPGNDNGQAFEINVPADEAFCVVNYDQAAAAGAWTFAHEIGHLQGCRHDKAADKCNDPYPHGHGYFLPNTNWRTMMAVGSGTRIQHWSNPNIFYQGVRTGDTTTANNALVLTQRAGTVANFVEEISGTISSNKTISGIASLTANVTVSSGVTLTMAATAQVFFRDGVSLTINSGANLIINAGAKLKFASGARIIVNGKITADSNDPNKRITFTGTTATPGFWNGITINSGSSTNVSTLRRCDVQYATTGITITYTG